In the genome of Brienomyrus brachyistius isolate T26 chromosome 17, BBRACH_0.4, whole genome shotgun sequence, one region contains:
- the LOC125711949 gene encoding centrosomal protein of 164 kDa-like isoform X2, translated as MTEAAVQIGDQLILEEEYDENYIPSEQEVHEYAREIGIDPEQEPELLWLAREGIVAPLPDEWKPCQDVTGDVYYFNFSTGQSTWDHPCDEQYRRLVVQQREKAQARVTPAKKEKERKKKKERKKKDRLPLKPVGSTLGPLQSPLRSLAPLQSSPDLPAPSLWGSLRNSGGLEPLKKPLGEKVSASSLHSGLLGAKQEERVSLSLPGFKETDEVSDEESCRTTPELLRKLDLDLDALGGGLRYEDSEVSDMARPEETMDPELQDLVLSADHSTKPSQESLDGRILHSSLPLGDSRDCSSAAASSPNPNSHSPRQKEAEWEGEGEEMWEEEDVESVSHDEEEGKGARGGEGEREAMKGDEARKGPVERAGMEEDVQMQRAESEEMNSKGEGEQKQANVGVKESGEEEERPIGGSEEAQNDWEKDGVTDEIVERYLRSEGEDEKKDSGEVVERSERNERDCNKGAAEGKEAEQCADGGETQGAEGAGEETKSTEGGGEETKGMEDQGEETQGVEGGREDKSVLERYLMSEEEEEKSEEAVERSADSEKRRAMEGVRVGDCEASRALGFKDGDETGDSEEEIIECLEMKVSERSVDAMEEADVRFEDRNGSAVKSRASGRDSQPPAQDLELSDVIDAASTSMDDLKFFYKEVAFRSKLTEKVGDLDDLCAVDSAIPLFSPKAEKTEKERARAEKDVRKKAESLGSRRWGESKEEPDSGKSHISESSYSGPRPEVEGGSVDSEDRPAGLGAEPSQKDAPLKLEEEEEEEDEEEEGEIEEEAEKAGVLQKRQGQARYLQEDLKEDEKEGKQEGEKAMQRKRERLQHLQEEMKKQEEEEEMKLIEEREERLRALRRRLDAEEEEEQARLMKESAREMEELRQAALQERATQQRNLREECEAAMQELRAVMEAEQAKEKERLEDQRKQVYGELQAKRLQLQREKEEQMEAMRVELDERVQEEKREHEQKLEVLKEEHRRELDSIREKHSDKVGVHNVQQRKDSRNLGELGSTYPEQHLTEYKRELGEVLQEVRQEVQREHERKLEALREEHRRELDSIRDKHSDEETRQRDYLLSVLQEERKRLLSAHDSQLEELRTQLDAKLQQTRQMYTLKVRAEESASVSMSKALQERDTAREEMGRSREELQRVRVERDRVREEACQWKEEKQKLESKMQPLQDRCDHLSHRVRDLEELQSVRQSAAKVDADDERKAMGNQNENGPVPTTSKDKAMRVDELEHPAPASPLPPSDGSEGSIDDMRQYISVEGISLQKARRFLERQSNSLRERQAALRAARSSWIQDPIKGSATQDLFRNIQQESIHIEQLKTTVQHGQALLRRKEEWLSQLESSLAEELSDDDMERAAADRRVTFDVSESDLSSLEAHSGSGPHRTGPAKVQLLVESLQQMSDQLNNVLGALGSLAQKQMPLMPPTQPSYTPPSISKAPSWAWGASATSTPAWGADSALSSRWNKLLPGETMNSGSPLSGAPLATRPTYSKYTPASVRPVQPTSAELDGQRLQNLIDKNKKWLEACRKNSSMPLLTGYRHPASATRLVQLSLDENNQIKVHHF; from the exons ATGACCGAAGCGGCTGTCCAGATAGGGGACCAATTGATCCTGGAAGAAGAGTATGACGAGAACTATATCCCCTCTGAACAAG agGTCCACGAGTATGCTCGAGAGATCGGCATCGATCCTGAGCAGGAACCGGAGCTGCTGTGGTTGGCACGGGAGGGCATCGTGGCTCCTCTGCCGGATGAATGGAAACCCTG CCAGGATGTGACGGGAGATGTGTACTATTTCAACTTCTCCACGGGACAGTCCACCTGGGACCACCCTTGCGACGAGCAGTACCGGCGACTGGTGGTACAGCAGCGTGAGAAGGCTCAGGCCCGTGTGACCCCCGCTaagaaggagaaggagaggaagaAAAAGAAGGAGAGGAAGAAAAAGGACAGGCTGCCCCTCAAG CCCGTGGGCTCAACACTAGGACCACTTCAGTCCCCTCTGAGGTCCCTCGCCCCTCTGCAGAGCTCACCTGACctgcctgccccctccctctgGGGCTCTCTCAGAAATTCGGGGGGTCTTGAGCCCCTGAAGAAACCCCTGGGG GAAAAGGTCTCCGCTTCCAGCCTGCATTCCGGGCTGTTAGGCGCTAAACAGGAGGAGCGAGTGTCACTTTCATTGCCTGGTTTCAAAGAGACGGACGAGGTGTCTGATGAGGAG AGCTGTCGGACCACACCGGAGTTGCTGAGAAAACTGGACCTGGATCTGGATGCCCTGGGAGGCGGACTGCGCTACGAG GACAGTGAGGTCAGTGACATGGCTCGCCCCGAGGAGACGATGGACCCGGAGCTACAGGACCTGGTGCTGTCTGCCGACCACAGCACCAAACCTTCCCAG GAGTCTCTTGACGGGCGAATCCTGCATTCTTCTCTGCCACTGGGGGACAGCAGGGACTGCAGCAGTGCTGCCGCCTCCTCCCCCAACCCCAACTCTCACTCTCCGAGACAGAAGGAGGCGGAGTGGGAAGGCGAGGGAGAGGAGAtgtgggaggaggaggatgTGGAGAGTGTGTCGCACGACGAGGAGGAGGGGAAGGGAgccaggggaggggagggtgagaGGGAAGCTATGAAAGGGGATGAAGCAAGAAAGGGACCCGTGGAAAGGGCGGGGATGGAGGAGGATGTACAGATGCAACGAGCAGAGTCAGAGGAGATGAATTCCAAGGGTGAAGGAGAGCAGAAACAGGCAAATGTAGGAGTGAAAGAAagtggggaggaggaggaaaggCCAATAGGAGGGAGCGAGGAGGCGCAAAATGATTGGGAGAAGGATGGGGTCACTGATGAGATAGTGGAGAGGTATTTGAGGAGTGAAGGAGAAGATGAGAAGAAGGATAGTGGTGAAGTTGTGGAGAGATCTGAAAGAAATGAAAGAGACTGCAACAAGGGAGCAGCGGAGGGTAAGGAGGCTGAACAGTGTGCAGATGGAGGGGAGACGCAGGGCGCAGAGGGTGCTGGAGAGGAGACGAAAAGCACGGAAGGTGGAGGAGAGGAGACGAAGGGCATGGAGGATCAGGGAGAGGAGACACAGGGCGTGGAGGGTGGGAGAGAGGACAAGTCAGTTTTGGAAAGATATTTAAtgagtgaggaagaggaggagaagagtGAAGAGGCTGTAGAAAGGTCTGCGGACAGTGAGAAACGGCGTGCGATGGAGGGGGTCAGGGTTGGGGATTGTGAGGCGTCGAGGGCTCTGGGCTTTAAGGATGGAGACGAGACGGGGGACAGCGAAGAGGAGATAATAGAATGTTTGGAAATGAAAGTCAGTGAAAGAAGCGTGGATGCGATGGAAGAGGCAGATGTGCGTTTTGAGGACAGGAATGGGAGCGCGGTGAAGAGCCGAGCGTCCGGACGGGACTCGCAGCCTCCCGCCCAG GATCTTGAGTTGAGCGATGTCATCGACGCAGCGTCAACCTCTATGGATGACCTTAAG TTTTTCTATAAGGAAGTTGCATTCCGGTCGAAGCTGACAGAGAAAGTTGGGGATCTGGATGACCTTTGTGCTGTAGATTCTGCAATACCACTG ttttccccaaaagCAGAGAAAACGGAGAAAGAGAGAGCAAGAGCTGAAAAGGACGTCAGGAAGAAGGCGGAGTCGCTGGGAAG TCGTCGCTGGGGAGAGAGTAAGGAGGAGCCAGATTCTGGAAAGAGCCACATCAGCGAGTCTTCCTACTCGGGACCCAGACCGGAGGTGGAGGGTGGAAGTGTGGACTCTGAAGATCGGCCTGCGGGCCTGGGGGCGGAGCCTAGCCAGAAGGATGCGCCTCTgaagctggaggaggaggaagaagaggaggatgaggaggaggagggggagataGAAGAGGAAGCAGAAAAGGCGGGGGTCTTGCAAAAGAGGCAGGGCCAAGCGAGGTACCTCCAGGAAGACTTAAAGGAGGATGAGAAGgaagggaagcaggagggagaaAAGGCCATGCAAAGAAAACGGGAGAGACTGCAGCACCTCCAGGAGGAAATGaagaagcaggaggaggaggaggagatgaaGCTGATAGAGGAGCGGGAGGAGAGACTCCG GGCCTTGAGGCGACGGTTGGatgcggaggaggaggaggagcaggctAGGCTGATGAAGGAGTCTGCGCGCGAGATGGAAGAGCTTCGTCAGGCTGCTCTTCAGGAGAGGGCGACCCAGCAGCGAAATCTCAG GGAGGAGTGCGAGGCAGCGATGCAAGAGCTGAGGGCAGTGATGGAGGCCGAGCAGGCCAAGGAAAAAGAGAGACTGGAGGACCAAAGGAAGCAGGTCTACGGGGAGCTGCAAGCCAAGAGGCTACAActgcagagggagaaggaggagcAGATGGAGGCCATGAGGGTGGAG CTGGATGAGAGAGTGCAGGAGGAGAAGCGGGAACACGAGCAGAAGCTGGAGGTGCTAAAGGAGGAGCACCGGCGTGAGCTAGACTCCATCAGGGAGAAGCACTCCGACAAG GTGGGTGTGCACAATGTCCAGCAGAGAAAGGACAGCAGGAATCTCGGGGAACTGGGAAGCACTTATCCTGAGCAGCATCTGACTGAGTACAAACGAGAG CTGGGTGAGGTGTTGCAGGAGGTGCGGCAGGAGGTGCAACGTGAGCACGAACGGAAGCTGGAGGCGCTGAGAGAGGAGCATCGGCGTGAGCTGGACTCCATCAGGGACAAGCATTCGGACGAG GAGACCCGGCAGAGAGACTACCTCCTGTCCGTACTCCAGGAGGAGAGAAAGCGGCTGCTGTCTGCGCATGACTcgcagctggaggagctgcgcACGCAGCTGGACGCCAAACTACAGCAAACCAGACAAATGTACACACTCAAGGTGAGGGCAGAGGAGTCTGCCTCCGTGTCCATGAGTAAGGCTCTGCAGGAGAGGGACACTGCCCGAGAGGAGATGGGACGATCGCGTGAGGAGCTGCAAAGAGTTCGGGTGGAGAGGGACCGAGTCCGGGAGGAAGCCTGCCAGTGGAAAGAAGAGAAGCAAAAGCTAGAGAGTAAAATGCAGCCGCTACAGGACCGCTGTGACCACTTGAGTCACCGGGTTAG AGATTTGGAAGAGCTTCAGAGTGTGAGGCAGTCTGCCGCAAAGGTGGATGCAGACGATGAGAGGAAAGCGATGGGAAATCAGAACGAAAATGGGCCCGTGCCGACGACGTCTAAGGACAAGGCTATGCGGGTCGACGAACTGGAGCATCCTGCCCCAGCCTCTCCACTACCTCCCTCTGATGGCAGTGAGGGCAGCATCGATGA CATGCGTCAGTATATCTCGGTGGAAGGGATATCGCTACAGAAAGCACGGCGTTTCCTGGAGAGGCAGAGCAACagtctgagagagagacaggcagcgCTACGGGCCGCCCGGAGCAGTTGGATCCAGGACCCCATTAAGGGGTCAGCAACTCAGGACCTGTTCAGAAACATCCAACAG GAGTCCATCCACATCGAGCAGCTGAAAACCACGGTCCAGCATGGACAGGCTCTGCTCCGCCGGAAGGAGGAGTGGCTCAGCCAGCTGGAGAGTTCATTGGCTGAGGAG CTCTCtgacgacgacatggagagggCGGCAGCAGACAGGAGAGTGACCTTCGATGTCAGCGAATCGGACTTGAGCAGCTTGGAAGCCCACAGTGGTTCAG gcCCCCACCGCACAGGACCAGCCAAAGTGCAACTTCTTGTTGAATCTCTACAGCAAATGTCGGATCAGCTCAACAATGTGCTCGGGGCCTTGGGCTCTTTGGCCCAAAAACAGATGCCCCTAATGCCCCCTACGCAGCCATCTTACACTCCCCCCTCTATATCTAAAGCCCCCAGCTGGGCCTGGGGCGCCTCTGCCACCAGTACCCCAGCTTGGGGTGCGGACAGTGCTCTCAGCAGCCGCTGGAACAAGCTCCTTCCGG GGGAAACCATGAACTCAGGTTCCCCTCTTTCAGGGGCTCCTTTGGCGACTCGTCCCACATATTCAAAGTACACGCCAGCCAG TGTGCGTCCAGTGCAGCCCACCTCAGCCGAGCTGGATGGACAGCGGCTGCAGAACCTCATTGACAAGAACAAGAAGTGGTTGGAGGCTTGCAGGAAGAACTCCAGTAT GCCCCTGCTGACAGGATACCGACACCCCGCCTCCGCGACCAGGCTGGTCCAGCTCAGCCTGGATGAAAATAATCAGATAAAGGTGCACCATTTCTGA